The proteins below are encoded in one region of Patescibacteria group bacterium:
- a CDS encoding NUDIX domain-containing protein gives MGKLPGIFNVAVEAVIVKNGKVLITQRSFERSHAPGEWEIITGRVDQGETFEEALKREVKEEVNLVVEPLQPFNTFHFFRGPEKAEHLGVSFLCEYVSGEIALNDKEQIAYKWTTPKAALSLIKDISIINSIHKLEEII, from the coding sequence ATGGGCAAACTTCCAGGAATATTTAATGTGGCAGTAGAAGCTGTAATAGTAAAAAATGGAAAGGTACTAATCACTCAAAGATCATTCGAGCGGTCGCATGCCCCCGGTGAATGGGAAATTATTACAGGAAGGGTTGATCAAGGGGAAACTTTTGAAGAAGCTCTAAAACGAGAAGTTAAAGAGGAGGTAAATTTAGTTGTTGAGCCATTGCAACCATTTAATACCTTTCACTTTTTTAGAGGTCCTGAAAAGGCGGAGCATTTGGGTGTAAGCTTTCTTTGTGAATATGTTTCGGGGGAGATTGCATTAAACGATAAGGAACAAATTGCCTATAAATGGACAACTCCAAAGGCGGCTTTATCTCTAATCAAAGACATTAGTATTATTAACTCAATTCACAAGTTAGAAGAAATCATTTAA
- a CDS encoding Fic family protein, with product MTNLDETLTQLTKKKQLLDSYKPFPPELVKNLEEWYKIELTYTSNALEGNTLSRAETALVVEKGITIKGKTLQEHQESINHANALDFIKSIESKKRQEIIEADILDIHRLILTKIDDNNAGRYRNVPVRIAGSTVALPNPFKVPDLMEEFILWLKAENSSHPATISALAHFKLVSIHPFVDGNGRTARILMNLLLVQMGYPPAVIRKEDRMQYINAIEKAQLGGNLNDFLDLIDNAVDRSLDMYLESAQGILKI from the coding sequence ATGACAAATTTAGACGAAACACTAACGCAACTTACAAAAAAGAAGCAATTACTAGATTCCTACAAACCGTTCCCGCCAGAATTGGTTAAAAATTTGGAAGAGTGGTATAAAATTGAGCTTACTTATACATCCAATGCCCTTGAGGGTAACACGCTATCTAGGGCAGAAACCGCATTAGTAGTAGAAAAAGGTATTACTATAAAAGGTAAGACGCTACAAGAACACCAGGAATCTATTAACCATGCTAATGCCCTTGATTTTATTAAATCAATCGAAAGCAAAAAGAGGCAGGAGATAATCGAGGCGGATATTTTAGATATTCACAGACTTATTTTAACAAAAATTGACGACAATAATGCCGGTAGATATCGGAATGTACCTGTTAGAATTGCAGGATCAACCGTTGCATTGCCCAACCCTTTTAAAGTTCCAGATTTGATGGAGGAATTTATATTGTGGCTAAAAGCAGAAAATAGTTCTCACCCAGCCACAATTTCTGCTCTTGCTCATTTTAAGTTAGTAAGCATTCACCCATTTGTAGATGGTAACGGCAGAACAGCTCGAATTTTAATGAATCTACTTTTAGTTCAGATGGGATACCCACCAGCTGTTATTAGAAAAGAAGATCGCATGCAATATATAAACGCTATCGAAAAGGCACAACTTGGAGGCAATCTTAACGATTTTTTAGACCTTATTGACAATGCTGTTGACCGTTCGTTAGATATGTACCTCGAATCTGCACAAGGGATTCTTAAAATTTAA
- a CDS encoding DUF3048 domain-containing protein — protein MPQINTLLDTGMQKEVPIDQNPQEGGKEPKDKLLIIAIVVFGFLAIFSALIYALTSFGYWKGKQPLSPVAKTGSEQNTQVQNDNLLAGGNFGNIPSPINGTYTTKEQEDIWTKRRPLGVMINNHTEARPQSCLNNADIVYEAVAEGGITRFLAIYQTKDCEKLGPVRSARVYYEDWNAEYQGLYAHWGAAYQNPNDPSVTYPEADAYLKVNELNMPDLDQMWIGDMAYFRVDRPGKATEHTGYASTTKLWEAYVTKYPESDWRQVPSFDSWKFKDDLKVEQRPAKGVLEFDFWSNMSGYNVKWEYDPKTNSYRRYQGGELVKDAETQAEIMAKTVIVQFEKETSVGDKKNHLMYQTLGTGQAEIYRDGQRIVATWSKQSSRSRTKYFDSAGVPVELNRGQIWIEIVPSGNTVSYQTT, from the coding sequence ATGCCCCAAATAAATACTCTCTTGGATACCGGAATGCAAAAGGAGGTGCCTATTGACCAGAACCCCCAAGAAGGGGGAAAGGAACCCAAGGACAAGCTGTTAATAATTGCCATTGTGGTTTTTGGGTTTTTAGCTATCTTTTCCGCCCTTATCTACGCGTTAACTTCTTTTGGATACTGGAAAGGAAAACAGCCTCTATCACCTGTTGCCAAAACAGGAAGTGAGCAAAATACTCAAGTTCAAAACGACAACTTGTTGGCGGGTGGCAATTTTGGCAATATCCCCTCACCAATAAACGGCACTTACACCACAAAAGAGCAGGAGGATATTTGGACAAAAAGACGCCCTCTGGGGGTAATGATCAACAACCATACAGAAGCCAGACCTCAATCGTGCTTAAATAATGCCGATATTGTTTATGAGGCTGTTGCTGAAGGAGGAATAACCCGCTTTTTGGCAATTTACCAAACTAAAGATTGCGAAAAATTGGGACCGGTAAGAAGCGCTCGAGTTTATTACGAGGATTGGAATGCCGAATATCAGGGACTTTATGCCCACTGGGGAGCGGCGTATCAGAACCCCAACGACCCCAGTGTTACCTACCCCGAAGCCGACGCTTATCTTAAAGTCAACGAGCTTAACATGCCAGATTTGGACCAAATGTGGATTGGTGACATGGCTTATTTTAGGGTTGATCGACCTGGAAAAGCTACAGAACATACTGGATATGCGTCTACCACAAAACTCTGGGAGGCTTATGTTACCAAATATCCTGAAAGCGACTGGAGACAAGTTCCGTCGTTCGATTCTTGGAAATTTAAAGATGATTTAAAGGTAGAACAACGACCAGCAAAAGGTGTCTTGGAATTTGATTTTTGGTCAAATATGTCAGGATACAATGTAAAGTGGGAATACGACCCCAAAACCAATTCTTATAGAAGGTATCAAGGAGGAGAACTTGTAAAGGATGCCGAAACCCAAGCCGAAATAATGGCTAAAACCGTTATTGTGCAATTTGAGAAGGAGACTTCCGTTGGCGACAAAAAGAACCACCTGATGTACCAAACGCTAGGTACTGGACAAGCCGAAATATATCGAGATGGTCAAAGAATTGTGGCTACTTGGTCAAAGCAATCGTCAAGATCACGAACAAAGTATTTCGATTCTGCTGGAGTTCCTGTAGAATTAAACCGCGGGCAAATTTGGATCGAAATAGTTCCATCTGGTAATACTGTCTCTTACCAGACAACTTAA
- the secD gene encoding protein translocase subunit SecD produces the protein MPITPKITLLAVILLSGVSLLIDLPKIPLKFSYENFKIDTEIGGYSLNLFGGRFVRDLQIKQGLDIKGGVRVTLNADMSQVETANQTASLESARAIIERRINSLGVSEPSILTLKSKDYSRIVVELPGVTDPQQAINELSQVAFLEFRQLKEGIDTPTTIDDFEPAGLSGKDLKRASVAFDPNNNKPYISLEFTTEGGKKFEEVTAKNVDRMLPIMLDERVLQSPMVKETISGGQAQITGEFTLAEINQVVRLLNAGSLPVPLTILSQENVPPTLGLESVKKSAVAGIVGLLIVMIFMVALYGRLGILADIALIIYGLITLAIYKLIPVTLTLSGIAGFILSIGMAVDANILIFERIKEEIRMGKPLSIAMELGFGRAWDSIRDSNIATIITAFILFNPFNWSFLHTSGPIRGFALTLFLGIVISLFTGIVVSRNLIRVFYRIRK, from the coding sequence ATGCCTATTACTCCGAAAATTACATTGCTGGCGGTTATTTTGTTATCTGGTGTTTCTCTGTTAATCGATCTTCCCAAAATACCTCTTAAATTTTCCTACGAAAACTTTAAAATTGACACCGAAATTGGCGGCTATAGCCTAAACCTTTTTGGCGGACGATTTGTCAGAGATTTACAAATTAAGCAAGGATTAGATATAAAAGGCGGTGTCAGGGTTACGCTAAACGCCGATATGTCTCAAGTAGAAACGGCGAATCAAACTGCTAGTTTGGAATCGGCAAGAGCCATAATTGAGCGCAGAATTAATTCCTTGGGAGTCTCGGAACCCTCGATATTAACTTTAAAAAGTAAAGACTACTCCAGAATTGTCGTGGAACTTCCAGGAGTAACAGATCCGCAACAGGCAATTAACGAACTTTCACAGGTGGCATTTTTGGAATTTAGACAATTAAAAGAAGGTATTGATACACCCACAACTATAGATGATTTTGAACCCGCAGGACTTTCGGGAAAAGATTTAAAAAGGGCCAGTGTTGCTTTTGATCCTAATAATAATAAACCTTACATCTCGTTGGAATTTACCACCGAGGGAGGGAAAAAGTTCGAGGAGGTTACCGCTAAAAATGTAGATAGAATGCTACCGATTATGCTTGACGAAAGGGTTCTGCAATCACCAATGGTCAAAGAAACGATAAGTGGTGGTCAGGCACAAATTACTGGCGAGTTCACTCTTGCAGAGATTAATCAAGTAGTACGACTACTTAATGCCGGATCACTTCCAGTACCTCTTACTATATTAAGCCAAGAGAATGTCCCTCCAACTCTTGGTTTAGAATCGGTTAAAAAAAGCGCGGTTGCGGGAATTGTGGGACTTTTAATTGTTATGATCTTTATGGTTGCGCTTTACGGCAGATTAGGAATCCTTGCTGATATAGCTCTTATTATCTATGGTCTAATTACTTTAGCAATTTATAAACTGATACCGGTTACCCTGACCCTATCGGGAATTGCAGGATTTATTTTGTCTATTGGGATGGCGGTGGATGCTAATATTTTAATTTTTGAGCGAATTAAAGAAGAAATAAGAATGGGAAAGCCTCTTTCTATTGCTATGGAACTGGGGTTTGGCAGGGCCTGGGATTCGATAAGAGATTCCAATATTGCCACCATTATTACCGCTTTCATTTTGTTTAATCCTTTTAACTGGTCATTTCTACATACTTCCGGACCAATAAGAGGCTTTGCGCTGACACTGTTTTTGGGAATTGTGATTTCTCTTTTTACCGGAATTGTGGTCTCGCGCAATTTAATTAGAGTTTTCTATCGTATACGAAAATGA
- a CDS encoding YifB family Mg chelatase-like AAA ATPase, with protein MPIAKVNSATVVGLDPFPVTVEVNLEERGFPSFTIVGLPSREVDESKERVKSAIKNSGMVFPDHRITVNLAPADLPKKGSAFDLAIAIGILAASKEHPMTADLKSKMFVGELSLDGSLRQISGVLPISIFSQNKNFTHIYVPTDNAKESSVVVGINTISVTNLTSIFEHLEGTKIIYPEKNINFEEILNNEDEIETDFADIIGQEQAKRAVQIAAAGGHNVSMSGPPGSGKTMLARALPSIMPNLTLDEALEITKIYSVCGILGPKTPIVSKRPFRSPHHTTSRVGLIGGGSTINPGEISLAHRGVLFLDEFPELPRHVLESLRQPLEDGVVTISRASGTLSFPARFTLVAASNPCPCGNLGRQKVACICSPNQIRNYKKRVSGPIWDRIDIHAQVPSVEPDKLNSPNNSKSQSSKEIKKQVQKARDIQKIRFKGTKIVCNADMTTKDIKNYCVLSTEAKAVLNLAVSKYGLSARSYFKIIKVAQTVSDLKGQDRIEVDSLNEALGFRLRAE; from the coding sequence ATGCCAATTGCCAAGGTTAATTCTGCTACAGTTGTGGGTCTTGACCCATTTCCCGTGACCGTGGAAGTAAATTTAGAGGAGCGCGGTTTTCCTTCTTTTACAATTGTTGGTTTACCATCACGAGAGGTAGACGAGTCAAAAGAGCGCGTTAAAAGCGCTATCAAAAACTCTGGCATGGTTTTTCCCGACCACAGAATAACTGTTAACTTAGCCCCAGCCGACTTACCAAAAAAAGGAAGCGCGTTTGATTTGGCAATTGCCATTGGAATTTTAGCTGCAAGCAAAGAGCATCCCATGACTGCAGACCTTAAATCCAAAATGTTTGTGGGGGAATTATCGCTTGACGGGTCTTTAAGACAAATTTCTGGAGTATTGCCAATCAGTATTTTTTCCCAAAACAAAAATTTTACCCATATCTATGTACCGACCGACAACGCCAAGGAATCATCTGTGGTTGTTGGGATTAACACCATTTCTGTCACAAATTTAACTTCCATTTTTGAACATCTTGAAGGTACCAAGATAATTTATCCCGAGAAAAACATCAACTTTGAGGAAATCCTAAATAACGAGGACGAAATAGAAACCGATTTTGCGGATATTATAGGGCAAGAGCAAGCTAAACGAGCAGTGCAAATTGCGGCTGCTGGCGGTCACAATGTCAGCATGTCAGGACCTCCGGGAAGTGGTAAGACCATGCTTGCCCGTGCCCTTCCATCTATAATGCCTAACTTAACACTGGATGAAGCGCTGGAAATTACAAAAATCTATTCCGTTTGTGGAATTCTTGGTCCCAAAACTCCAATTGTTTCCAAAAGACCCTTTAGAAGTCCCCACCACACAACATCTCGTGTCGGTCTTATTGGCGGTGGTTCTACAATTAACCCCGGAGAAATAAGTTTGGCTCATAGGGGTGTTTTATTTTTGGATGAATTTCCTGAACTTCCCCGCCATGTTTTGGAGTCTTTAAGACAACCTTTGGAGGATGGTGTCGTAACCATTAGCCGTGCCTCGGGAACGCTTTCTTTTCCAGCCCGTTTTACCCTAGTTGCTGCCTCCAACCCCTGCCCCTGCGGAAATTTAGGCCGACAAAAAGTCGCCTGCATTTGCTCCCCCAACCAAATTAGAAATTATAAAAAGCGAGTCAGTGGTCCAATTTGGGACCGTATTGATATTCATGCCCAAGTCCCCTCGGTTGAACCAGACAAACTTAATTCTCCCAATAACTCCAAATCTCAATCCTCCAAAGAAATTAAAAAACAGGTCCAAAAAGCTCGCGATATTCAAAAAATAAGATTTAAGGGCACAAAAATTGTTTGCAATGCCGATATGACTACTAAAGATATCAAAAATTACTGTGTTTTGTCCACCGAAGCAAAAGCCGTTTTAAATTTGGCGGTTTCTAAATATGGGCTTTCGGCAAGAAGTTACTTTAAAATAATTAAAGTTGCTCAAACTGTAAGCGACCTAAAGGGACAAGATAGAATTGAAGTGGATTCGCTAAACGAAGCGTTGGGGTTTAGATTACGAGCAGAGTAA
- the secF gene encoding protein translocase subunit SecF, translating into MINFMRFKYYYFAFSLSFVLPSIFGLAMWGLKPSVEFTGGTALKFQLSNSNFQDEQVKAFAKESGIEISNFTNQQGIYLIKSKEVTQSQYSTFQSKIKEAGGEFQEISFESVGPSVGKELVFKTVAAVILASFFILLHVARQFKDKMFGISAIIAMFHDTIILLGVFSFLGHFKGVEIDVLIVTAVLTILSFSVHDTIVVYDRIRESLKHQPNAKFENLVNKALTETITRSFNNSMTIIFMLLALFLLGGETIKWFVLALLVGTISGTYSSTFTAAPLLVVWKQLAKKK; encoded by the coding sequence ATGATCAATTTTATGCGTTTTAAATATTACTATTTTGCCTTTTCGCTGTCGTTTGTTCTTCCTTCTATTTTTGGGCTTGCCATGTGGGGCTTAAAACCCTCGGTTGAGTTTACCGGCGGGACGGCTTTAAAATTCCAATTATCAAATTCCAATTTTCAAGACGAGCAAGTTAAAGCATTCGCCAAAGAATCTGGTATAGAAATATCAAATTTTACCAATCAACAAGGTATTTACCTAATTAAATCCAAAGAGGTTACGCAAAGCCAATATTCTACATTTCAAAGCAAAATTAAGGAGGCTGGCGGTGAGTTCCAGGAAATATCGTTTGAAAGCGTGGGACCTTCAGTTGGCAAAGAATTGGTGTTTAAGACTGTGGCTGCGGTTATTCTTGCCTCGTTTTTTATTTTGCTACATGTGGCAAGGCAATTTAAAGATAAGATGTTTGGAATTTCGGCAATTATTGCTATGTTTCACGACACTATAATTTTGCTTGGCGTTTTTAGCTTTTTGGGACATTTTAAGGGGGTAGAGATTGATGTTTTGATAGTTACCGCAGTTTTGACGATTCTTTCTTTTAGTGTTCATGACACGATTGTAGTTTATGATAGAATTAGAGAGTCGTTAAAGCACCAGCCAAACGCCAAATTTGAAAATTTAGTCAATAAAGCGTTAACAGAAACAATCACTAGGTCGTTTAATAACTCCATGACCATAATTTTTATGTTGTTGGCTCTATTTTTGCTGGGAGGAGAGACTATTAAATGGTTTGTTTTGGCGCTTTTGGTGGGAACAATTTCCGGAACCTACTCCTCCACTTTCACCGCCGCTCCACTTCTGGTTGTCTGGAAACAGTTAGCCAAAAAGAAATGA
- a CDS encoding metallopeptidase, producing MVGYKFDPTIKDRLDKIITKANFTNIKPEMVQVIVSGGTKTRAVARIYSFPRIHQVAFNLAPRYVIEIISEKFFKYSVEGQDKVLIHELMHIPKTFSGALVPHKCFGKKVVCAKTVNALWEKMQQG from the coding sequence ATGGTTGGATACAAGTTTGATCCTACAATCAAAGATCGTCTTGATAAAATTATCACCAAAGCTAACTTTACTAATATCAAGCCCGAGATGGTTCAGGTAATTGTAAGTGGTGGCACAAAAACTCGAGCCGTTGCCCGTATTTACTCATTTCCTCGCATTCATCAAGTAGCTTTTAATCTGGCACCTCGCTATGTAATAGAAATAATTTCGGAAAAGTTTTTTAAATATTCGGTGGAGGGGCAAGATAAGGTTTTAATTCATGAACTGATGCATATTCCAAAAACATTTAGCGGAGCCTTGGTTCCCCATAAGTGTTTTGGAAAAAAGGTAGTTTGCGCTAAAACTGTCAATGCCCTTTGGGAAAAGATGCAACAGGGTTAA
- a CDS encoding winged helix-turn-helix domain-containing protein — translation MLQDLITSKVRVKILSLFLSQDNTGLHVREITRRVGTEINAIRRELDNLFKAGLIRRETQGNRVYYRIKKEYPYYWDLLSCWEKEQGLASKILNEQKSLGKVKFALVSKEFITGRKSGAEDVDLLLVGTIDVKVLKAIIEKQQEKLGREINYCVMGEDEFDFRKKRLDPFIVKVLTQARIIFIGEEDKYCKI, via the coding sequence ATGCTACAAGATTTGATTACTTCTAAAGTAAGGGTTAAAATCCTCTCGTTGTTTTTGTCTCAAGATAATACTGGTCTTCATGTAAGAGAAATAACAAGGCGAGTTGGAACAGAAATTAATGCCATCAGGCGTGAATTAGACAATTTGTTTAAAGCGGGTCTGATAAGAAGAGAAACTCAAGGAAATCGAGTTTACTACAGAATAAAAAAAGAATATCCCTACTACTGGGATCTTTTGTCCTGTTGGGAAAAAGAACAAGGTTTAGCATCTAAAATTTTAAACGAGCAAAAATCGCTAGGAAAAGTTAAATTTGCGCTCGTATCCAAAGAATTTATTACTGGTCGTAAAAGCGGGGCCGAAGATGTTGATTTGCTTTTAGTTGGCACTATAGATGTAAAAGTATTAAAAGCAATTATTGAAAAACAGCAAGAAAAGCTGGGGCGCGAAATAAACTACTGCGTTATGGGAGAAGATGAATTTGACTTTAGAAAAAAACGCCTCGACCCCTTTATTGTAAAAGTTCTAACCCAAGCTAGAATTATTTTTATTGGCGAAGAGGATAAGTACTGCAAGATTTAA
- a CDS encoding ABC transporter ATP-binding protein/permease has translation MLEAYKTFYKFIFKYKLRFAGFLVALTILGIAESIQPYFYKLFIDEIAKPGLGKVFVVLVWFFSVRLAQAFANVVTHQLGDWVVLPASRDARSAVIKKIQDLDMAFHLSKSTGSLISVIKRGDSAFFDTFDNLHFGIVRVAINLIVTLWAFNSISPFFVVITLTVFIANLFIAKGLIAVNLKARKEFNEEEDKLSALIVDNLLNYETVKLFAKEKREEQRLKDHFVVWLKKFWGYANSFRMLELTLGILGNLGFIVVLYLTAKRTLSGAYSPGDFVLVVGFMVAFYSRFFDFVWRLRSIFKNQVDIEKYFGIFENKTLVIDPDIPVTIKDIKGEIEFRNVAFSYPEGKRDALKNFNLKVRVGQSVALVGESGAGKTTVAKLLMRFYDTDEGTITVDGVDIRDMEKSYLRSNIGVVPQDPILFNNTVAFNIGYGLDNPTQDQIEGASKMANLYDFIKSLPKGYQTEVGERGVKLSGGQKQRLAIARMMLANPEIVILDEATSQLDSETEAKIQEAFWKVAKNKTTLIIAHRLSTVMRADKIVVIGEGEVKEEGPHKVLVANPKSLYSRYWKLQSKAY, from the coding sequence ATGTTAGAGGCGTACAAGACATTCTACAAATTTATCTTTAAATACAAGCTTCGCTTTGCGGGGTTTTTAGTGGCACTTACTATTTTAGGTATTGCGGAAAGTATTCAGCCCTATTTTTATAAACTCTTTATCGATGAAATCGCTAAACCCGGATTAGGCAAAGTGTTTGTAGTTTTGGTGTGGTTTTTTTCAGTAAGACTTGCTCAAGCATTTGCCAATGTTGTAACTCATCAATTAGGTGATTGGGTTGTTCTTCCAGCATCTCGCGATGCGCGAAGTGCGGTAATTAAAAAAATCCAAGATCTGGACATGGCTTTCCATCTTTCTAAAAGTACTGGGTCGTTAATTAGCGTTATCAAACGCGGAGACAGTGCATTTTTTGATACCTTTGATAATTTACACTTTGGAATTGTGCGGGTTGCCATAAATCTTATTGTGACTTTATGGGCTTTTAACAGCATCAGCCCCTTTTTTGTTGTAATTACACTTACCGTTTTTATCGCCAATTTATTTATCGCCAAAGGTTTGATTGCTGTTAATTTAAAGGCTCGTAAAGAATTTAATGAGGAGGAAGACAAGCTCTCAGCTTTAATTGTGGATAACCTTTTAAACTATGAAACGGTGAAGCTTTTTGCTAAAGAAAAAAGGGAGGAACAGCGCCTAAAAGACCATTTTGTAGTTTGGCTCAAAAAGTTTTGGGGATATGCCAATTCTTTTAGAATGTTGGAACTTACTCTTGGAATTTTGGGAAATCTAGGATTTATTGTTGTTTTGTATCTAACAGCAAAAAGAACTTTGTCTGGCGCTTATTCCCCAGGGGATTTTGTCTTAGTGGTTGGTTTTATGGTCGCGTTCTATTCTAGATTTTTTGACTTTGTCTGGAGGCTTCGCTCAATTTTTAAAAATCAAGTCGACATCGAAAAGTATTTCGGAATTTTTGAAAATAAGACACTTGTGATTGATCCAGATATTCCCGTTACAATTAAAGATATTAAAGGAGAAATAGAGTTTAGAAATGTTGCTTTTTCGTACCCTGAAGGAAAAAGAGACGCGTTAAAAAACTTTAATTTAAAAGTTAGGGTAGGACAATCTGTGGCCTTGGTTGGGGAATCGGGCGCTGGAAAAACCACGGTTGCCAAACTGCTGATGCGTTTTTACGATACTGATGAAGGTACAATTACAGTAGATGGCGTAGATATCCGTGATATGGAAAAGTCGTATTTGCGATCAAATATTGGAGTTGTGCCACAAGATCCAATTTTGTTTAACAATACTGTGGCTTTTAATATTGGTTATGGGTTAGATAACCCAACTCAAGACCAGATAGAGGGTGCATCCAAAATGGCAAATTTGTACGATTTTATAAAAAGTTTACCTAAAGGTTACCAAACGGAAGTGGGGGAACGAGGGGTAAAATTATCTGGTGGTCAAAAGCAACGCTTGGCAATTGCGCGAATGATGCTTGCTAATCCCGAAATCGTGATCTTGGATGAGGCCACAAGTCAGCTGGACTCCGAAACCGAGGCTAAAATTCAGGAGGCTTTTTGGAAAGTGGCCAAAAATAAAACCACTCTAATTATTGCTCACAGGCTCTCAACGGTAATGCGAGCCGATAAAATTGTGGTGATAGGGGAAGGGGAGGTAAAAGAAGAGGGGCCACATAAGGTTTTGGTTGCAAATCCAAAGAGTTTATATAGTAGATATTGGAAGTTACAGTCTAAGGCGTATTGA